The region TGGTTGAACTAAAAGGGCTCGAAGCCATGGAGGTACACCGGCGAGGAAGAAAACATGGAGCGAGAGGACATAAAAACACTGGTGAAGAAATGGTGGGATATCTATGAAGATGAGTCACTGGACTTGAAGAATGTTCATGAACCAGCTGATAATGGAAAACTCGGTTCCATAATCGCTGCGATGACCCCCGCCGAGGACGGTGTGGTTCGCCAGAGGACTGCTCCATCTGCTGCTTAAACAAGTTCATTAGGGCAAAAATGTGCAGCCCCAGTAATATGATTATGAACCATATATATATGCATATATAGAGTGTGTGTGTGTATGATGAATGTGCAGTAGCATGTCTTTGAGTTGGGTTATTATGTATGGTTATTGCAACCTTTGGCTGCTACTTATATATATTGCTGCAAACAAATAAGTCAATTATCTCAATGTGTAATGCTTATTATAAGGTTATCTTTACTTACTTTACCTTGATTTTAATATCATTATAGTGTTATAATCCTTCTATTTACTTTGAGCTATATAGGCTAATTAAATTTACTAGATCCATAATTATGGTGATAGTGACTAAATAATGTtctgaataaaaaaaatgtgataATTTAATTCAGTGATTCTAAATTCTGGGTCAATTATATAGCATTAAATGTTTCAGAATCAAACATTAAATGtttcttcataaaaaaaatgttagtttatcctttaaacttctaTTTTTCATTTGCTATTTGaatacaattaatttaaatcattaaaattttaaaataagctgatataatatattttagtcATAATAATTTCATTATATTTTGCATATATGTAGATTTACATTCTAATCCTGTCAGCATTGCTATTTCAACagcattaattaatttttattaatttcttttgcaAACCAAACACAGAAGTCTTACATTCTCAATTAGCGTGATCCTAAACCTAAGGCGACCTAAATATTTTCTAATCTCTACTAGTATATTTGATGGCTTCTTAGTCTAtataatttcaatcaattaacaaCAATGACAACTAATATTAGATGTAGGCTATCTTCACgatataatatttgaatattttgtataaatttattaaagtgATCATTTAGGTGGGgtatgttaaaataattttgtactGTTATTTTAGCATAAATTATTGATAAGAGGTCCAAAAATAATTGAAGGAATGGAATTTTCTAAAATGTACCCAgctatataaattaattaatcctCAGAAAATCATCATGATTTTGACATATTTGGTTCGTAATGGACAGAAAATCAAATctgttaaaaatatatatccgattaataatttaagaaaagaTAAGAGAGTTGAAGTATAGTATGAATCAGCAACAGTGAAGAGTGGTTTATACTTtatagaacaaaggatcaattcaccccctcaacttggcacgaaatatcaaatgagtcatttccgtcacttttggtacaaacagaccCAAAAGTTGTGTTTTCGTATCAGATCAGCCCCTCTCTCATTCTTGCCCACTCTCAACCCGTGTTTGAAACACACTCTCCTGATTAAAAGTCTAGAATAgtccttattattttaaaaaattactaaattaatacctaaattaaaaaaaatctaatttttttaaaaaaaaattgtagaggAGGAGCACTCCTCCGGCTGCCGGAGGAGTATGGCTCCTCTCTTGCTCCACTGAGGAGCAGACCCAGATCGGGTCTGCTCCTCACCGTGGAAGAGCAGACCCGATCTGGGTCTGCTCCTCCGTCGAGGAGCAGACCGATCTGGGTCTGCTCCTCCATCGTGGaggagcagacccagatggATCTGCTCCGGCAAAGAGGAGACCTGATGGGTCTGCGATGCGAGAACCGAAAAAAAAATCGACTGAAAATTAAATTCCGGCGAAAAAAGAGGAATGAATTaagttaattgtattttattagaataaattagggtataattaagagttttgattaagtaaaatataatttttttgatgaattttaataaaatataattaattagagttaaatgtgttttattagtttaattaaggTATACttatagttttaattaattaagttaattaaagaaaattaagaaGCTCACTCTCTCGGGGgcttttttgatacgaaaacgcaacTTTTGAGTCTGTTTGTACTAAAAGCGACgagaatgactcatttgatatttcgtgccaagttgagggggtgaattacTCCTTTGTTCATACTTTATATATACAACAAAGGGTCATTTTTCTCCCTTAACTTAGCACAAAAGATCAGAAGTccactttataatttaaaaaataaaacaatctaAACTTGACATTCTAGCACGTTTTACCATTTCAGCtctaaataatcaaataatttcTGCCACTTAAATTCCAATTTGTATGTAATGCTCCAATCATTTTTGTCACCTCATCCGAAGGGATAAAACGAGCCAAAATATTAAGTTTTAggatatatttttcaaaactatGAAGTTGGCGTAATTTGATATTGTGTATCAAGTTTGAGGGTTAAAATGGCCTTTTATTAGCttttacattttatataaagGGCTAAACAAATCTGTGAATGAAAATAGGAAATATAGAAATCAATGGCAGAAGCAACAAAGGAAATTCATCACTTGGTGCTAGCAAAGTTCAAAGAAGAAATTCCACCTCAGAAAATTGAAGAACTTATCAAGGGTTATGCTAATCTAGTCGAGCATATCCCTCACATGAAGGCATTTCACTGgtaattaattaacttaattagtATATTCTTAGCTTAATTTTTAATGCATGGATTTGTGTAATACAGGGGAAAAGATGTAAGCATAGAGAATTTGAATCAAGGATTTACTCATATATTTCATATTGTTATTGAGAATTCAAAAAGTCTTGAAGAATATGTGAATCATCCTGCTCATGTGGAATTTGGCAACTTGATGTTTCCCGTTCTTGACAAAGTTACTGTTGTTGACTTCAGCCCCTCCGCTCTTCCGATATGAAGTGTAAACTTGTCGAGTTTTATATGTCGCGTTTTATTTCCGGAAATGCTTCTGAAACTCATAGAGCGTTTTCGTTTTAATGTTTCGGTTTTTCGTGCAATgtagaaaataaataaggaggtctatttttatttactgttttaatttttctgaGCAATTGATGGCATCTTCCAAAGATgaagaataagaaaaaaaactcTGCTAAGTGGAGCAAAGATTTTTGACTGATTGGATCGACTAAAATCCATTGACATAACACTTTAAATTTCTTAAGGTAACTAAACACAATCATCATAACACCTATATTCATCCAACATCTAGCTAGGACGAAAACGACACAAAATGGACTCCGATTCAAAAATAAAGGATATGAAATGTcagagaaaaatataaattataaaaatataaaaatatttttcatgaatattcaaaataataacattattaaattttatttctattttaataaCAATTAATGAAACTGATCTTTTAGctatattcaaaatttaagcTTGTAACAGTTGATCAtttatctttatattttattaattgaaattaaaattaatatttttgtgttatagtagtattataaatatataacatagttcaacaaaaaaaataattaaataaaaaacaccATATTTATCCTTGATTTTCTTGTCTTCATAATTTCTTATACATTATAAGTCGTAAAAAATAtccatttgaaattttaattatatgaaaaatataaatttataataatacttattttGCGTATATACTCTAAGGAAAATAAAGTAATCAAGATTCATATTCCAAAATTGAATGCAATTAAAGGTATTTTTAGTGTTGtactaataatatatttttgtgtaTATGGGTGCGTGTATGTGTGTAAAAgttagatttatttatttatatatacaaaatttaaatatttaattttataaataggCCGTGCACAAGTCTAAAAGGTAGTGGACGATAATAAAATCAGTATTTTAAAGTTGAATTGATATTTGTTTGATTATCGGTTCACAAATCAATCTATTTAATCggttaaataacaaataaatattttttacacatatattatgtattataattttctataataaatttatacatttaaattctaattaatcaataatttaaaatttaataaatagatCACACTctaattaaaatgtaaaatcaAATAGTTTTATGGTTAATAatgaattcaattaattttaatatttgtactcttttcagtttattttttgGAACACAATTTTTATCGTTACTCATAAACCAAACCGGATTGACTTTCGGTTTTCGGTCAAATCATTTAATCTAACTAGTCGGTTCGGTTCTTAAAGCATAgagaaaattatagaaaaaggatcatttatgcTTTTAATATTTTGCTCGGGATTAAATAAACCTTCAACAtccaaaaaagttcaaatatgcccctaatatcttaaaaagtgaacaatcaaactctgattttaatttgtaaatgaGACGTTAGGGTCTGGTTTTCAAAATTAGGAGGTTTGGTTGTTTGTTTTTCAAAATGTTAAGGACATATTtgaacatttgaaaatgttgagAGTTTACTTGATCCTGGAAGcaaattttaaaagcataaatgacccttttacCAAAAATATGTAAAGATAATAAGAAAGCGAAAAATcggtaaaataaaataaaataaaggagaGTTATTTTTTTTCTGTAGCTGAGCCTCCATGATCCATCGATTCGTTAGCCGTCAATAAGAAGAAGAATCTCAGGCGAGGTATGAAATAAACCCATTATTATGACAGTAATATTATATGCTAGTTAGGgtttatttctattttattcACCAAACTCAATATGCTTaggtttaattttataattttcgcCTCGTGTTTCAATAACTTGAGATTTTTTTTCTGTTCTTTTTATCCTTAGTCTGTTAGATATAGTCTGAGTGATAATTTTTGTGACTGCTGGTCATAAGTAGTCAAGTAATTGCTTGTGTATGAGAGCTTGAAATCTTTAAAAGTTTAtgctttttttattgttaatcaTGCGCAGGAGTTTAATCCACCTATGACTTCTGATATAAAAACCGAAGGACGCGGTAAGAGCTGAGAATTCTTTGTCttcgttttttatttttcgtttaCAATGTGACTAACTATTAGCTGAATTTAAGAGATGTAATGAATGGCTGTGTATGTATTTGCTAGATATGGATGCTCGTGTGCAAGCTATGTGGGAGCAAATGAATAAAGGGTTAAATAATAAGTCTGTTAAACACACTGCAACAACGCGTAGTACTACTTCAATTATGAGCACTAGTTCACAGAAGATCAATAATGTACGACTTTGCAATTTTCCTTGTTTCCAATGAGTTATTTTGATCCGAAGGGaatttattgttgttttctTAATTTGATCTTATTTGTAGAATTGGATGACATATCTGGGTCTGACTCCAAAGAAGAGAGAACGTCCTGAACAAGATGGTCAGCATAAAGGATCGCTGGAATACACTTCCGATAAGACGCTTTTAAACCAGTCCAATTCATCTTCTGATAGTGCGTCACAGAAGAAATCTGATGTACGGCTGTTTCTATAATCTTTGTTTGTAATAGGAGTTACTTTGTGCACTGTAATGTTGTTATTTTGCTCTCATTTGTAGAATTGGATGGCTTATCTGGGCCTGGAAACTAAGAAACCAGAAAGTTCCGGGCAGGAAGCACGGAAAGAAGATACCATTATGCAAAGCGCCAAAAATGATGAGGGCAGAAAGCTTGCTGCTGCTGCTCTCGCAGCAGTTAAGGAGGCTGCAGCAGCTGCAGCTGGCAGGGGTAAAGTTGAGGTAAGTTCAGTTTTCTcgtgtttgtttgttttctaGTGTCTGGCAAAGTTGACGGTAATAATCCAGggttacaattttttaaaaatattatgagtATCTCTTATATGGGTTATGTTTTGCTTCTATTGTCTGTTGTGAAACATCCATTGGAATgttatatataatttgatagTTTGTGAACTTGGTGGTATTGTcaacaatttgttttaaaatgtgcATATTTTGTTTTCCTTTGCAGATCACAGAGGTTAGGGATTTTGCTGGTGAGGAAATAAAAGTTAAGAAGCTTGTTGATGCAGAGTCCAAAGAGGCTGCTGAAAAGGCCAGAGGATCTTCAACATCTGCAGTGGATGTTATTCTAGAACAAATTAAGAAGAAGCCTAAGCTCAGTGTGCTCGACAAGTCAAAGAAAGATTGGGGAGAGTTCAAAGACGAGAACAAGGGGCTAGAAGACCAATTAGATGCCtataaaaagagttcaaaccaGTATTTAGACAAGGTGTCCTTCTTGCAACGAGCAGATTACCGAGAATATGAGAGAGAAAGAGATGCTCGATTGGCTCAACAGTCCAGGAGAAAAACAGATATGCGAGACGATGATCTCTAAATCCAGGATGCTTCCATCTGCTCTTGCAAATTTCCAATCCGAGCATGTCGCCGATGAGGAGATAATTCTGGAATTTTCGTGCATCATAATGAAGTCCTTCTTCTTCAAAGGGGACCATTTGTTATGGGCTGATAACGTATTAGTCCCTGTAAACCACAGATGTTCTTGGAACTTCCTATGTAATGTTGTGGTACTTCTAAggtcatgtttggttcatggaatagaatagcatggaatagaatagttattccataagGAATGAAATAgccattttttagtttttgagaggagtgtttattccacaaaatcatggaatagcaattctttggaatacctattctatgaaccaaagcaaagaattgtcattctatacggaataactattccattccgcacctattccatgaatCAAACATGGCCTAAGTTCTAAGGGAAAAGTGAGCCTAGGGATCAGTGTCGAATAAAATTTGTGTTCTGATTTGTTATAAGATGGTTTTGTGGTCTCTTCTGAAGCTACATAGCAATTGTTGATATAAATTATGAAACCCAAACGATAAATTCTGATAAAAGAATAAGAATAGGTTATTGCGGTTTTTGAATTTGTAcatcataattaattaatttacactTAGTAATTTTAGTTAGGAAAGTTTAGGAGAAtacctaaaaaactaaaatatttataaatttacctcaaaaactgaaagtttataagcgtacctaaaaaaattatttttttactccgcaatttatttttttactccgcagtttcaaacggtttcaaatacagtttctaatagagtttcaaacggtttataacggttgcataaaaatagagtttcaaacggtttcaaatacagtatcaaaaaacacaatttgaaattgttttataaaaacgtttcaaatagagtttctaatagagtttcaaacggttttaaatagagtttcaaacggtttataacagtttcataaaaatagagtttcaaatggtttcaaatacagtttctaatagagtttcaaatggtttataacagagtatttttaaaaaactttgacacttttgaaaccgtttataatacagtttcaaacagtttaaaaaaaacgaagtatttttacaaaatttttcagagtaaaaaaataaatttcggagtaaaaaaataaatttttcgaaaaaaaaggtagacaaataatttttc is a window of Mercurialis annua linkage group LG2, ddMerAnnu1.2, whole genome shotgun sequence DNA encoding:
- the LOC126669722 gene encoding stress-response A/B barrel domain-containing protein HS1-like, encoding MAEATKEIHHLVLAKFKEEIPPQKIEELIKGYANLVEHIPHMKAFHWGKDVSIENLNQGFTHIFHIVIENSKSLEEYVNHPAHVEFGNLMFPVLDKVTVVDFSPSALPI
- the LOC126670628 gene encoding uncharacterized protein LOC126670628; protein product: MTSDIKTEGRDMDARVQAMWEQMNKGLNNKSVKHTATTRSTTSIMSTSSQKINNNWMTYLGLTPKKRERPEQDGQHKGSLEYTSDKTLLNQSNSSSDSASQKKSDNWMAYLGLETKKPESSGQEARKEDTIMQSAKNDEGRKLAAAALAAVKEAAAAAAGRGKVEITEVRDFAGEEIKVKKLVDAESKEAAEKARGSSTSAVDVILEQIKKKPKLSVLDKSKKDWGEFKDENKGLEDQLDAYKKSSNQYLDKVSFLQRADYREYERERDARLAQQSRRKTDMRDDDL